In the genome of Streptomyces racemochromogenes, one region contains:
- a CDS encoding GDP-L-fucose synthase family protein yields the protein MTSTPPLLPPHARVFVAGHRGLVGSAVARRLTADGHEVLTRGRADLDLRDAAATEAYLRDVRPDAVVLAAAKVGGIMANSTYPVQFLEDNLRIQLSVIAGAHAAGVGRLLFLGSSCIYPKLAPQPITEDALLTGPLEPTNEAYALAKIAGIVQVQSYRKQYGASFVSAMPTNLYGPGDNFDLQSSHVLPALIRRFHEAAAEGREEVVLWGSGTPRREFLHVDDLAAACAVLLERYDGDEPVNIGCGEDLTIRELAETVAEVTGFRGRLAWDTSKPDGTPRKLLDVSRLASLGWKPGIALRDGIDATYRWWLDQD from the coding sequence ATGACAAGCACCCCGCCCCTCCTCCCCCCGCACGCCCGCGTCTTCGTCGCCGGACACCGCGGCCTCGTGGGGTCCGCGGTCGCGCGCCGCCTCACCGCCGACGGCCACGAGGTGCTCACGCGCGGCCGCGCCGACCTCGACCTGCGCGACGCCGCGGCGACGGAGGCGTACCTGCGCGACGTCCGCCCGGACGCGGTGGTGCTGGCCGCCGCGAAGGTCGGCGGGATCATGGCGAACAGCACGTACCCCGTGCAGTTCCTGGAGGACAACCTCAGGATCCAGCTCAGCGTCATCGCGGGCGCGCACGCGGCCGGCGTGGGCCGCCTGCTGTTCCTCGGCTCCTCCTGCATCTACCCGAAGCTGGCCCCGCAGCCGATCACCGAGGACGCCCTGCTGACGGGCCCCCTGGAGCCCACCAACGAGGCCTACGCCCTCGCGAAGATCGCCGGGATCGTGCAGGTCCAGTCGTACCGCAAGCAGTACGGGGCCTCGTTCGTCTCGGCCATGCCCACGAACCTCTACGGCCCGGGCGACAACTTCGACCTCCAGTCCTCGCACGTGCTGCCGGCGCTGATCCGCCGCTTCCACGAGGCGGCCGCTGAGGGGCGCGAGGAGGTCGTCCTCTGGGGCAGCGGCACCCCGCGCCGGGAGTTCCTGCACGTGGACGACCTGGCGGCCGCCTGCGCGGTGCTGCTGGAACGCTACGACGGCGACGAGCCCGTCAACATCGGCTGCGGCGAGGACCTCACCATCAGGGAGCTGGCCGAGACGGTCGCCGAGGTCACCGGCTTCCGGGGCCGGCTGGCCTGGGACACCTCCAAGCCGGACGGGACCCCGCGCAAGCTGCTCGACGTGTCCCGTCTGGCCTCGCTGGGCTGGAAGCCGGGCATCGCGCTGCGGGACGGGATCGACGCCACCTACCGCTGGTGGCTCGACCAGGACTGA
- a CDS encoding sugar transferase: MRHVRFPEQREASGAAGPQGPAAVPPRRLGDKARWYLPVAVTADLVGAAVPVGLVFDAAGQARPLHCALGAALAWTGVQALRRRYADRVLGESRGVLPVLHDWLILIGVLAVVRVVTAEETPRLAALGALLPALLVTVACRKLTYRHLSAARREAQAVSRVLVVGEPAAAEHVIAHLATRTDHPYVAVGLVPVGGGPLSGGIPVAARLDASMPKAPNRDASAVLRAVRRHHAELVLVAPGARFAGERLRRVAWALHDEGLELAVFPGLVEVSVKRLETLSAGGLAVLRVAPPVRRGVQPLLKAVLDRVGAAVGLLLLSPLFLALVLAIRLGSKGPAFYSQRRVGRDGVPFVMWKFRTMVTDADRLKAGLAGANENDGPMFKMRRDPRVTRVGRLLRRTSLDELPQLVNVLTGSMSLVGPRPPLPEEVAEYDEVELRRLTVRPGMTGLWQISGRSDLSWDETIQLDLQYVDNWSFTSDVDVMGRTLRAVVDGRGAY; this comes from the coding sequence ATGAGGCATGTCCGTTTTCCTGAGCAAAGAGAGGCCTCCGGGGCGGCCGGGCCCCAGGGGCCGGCGGCGGTCCCGCCGCGGCGGCTCGGGGACAAGGCACGGTGGTACCTGCCCGTGGCCGTCACGGCCGACCTCGTCGGCGCCGCCGTGCCCGTCGGCCTGGTCTTCGACGCCGCCGGGCAGGCCAGACCCCTGCACTGCGCCCTCGGCGCGGCCCTCGCCTGGACCGGAGTGCAGGCGCTGCGCCGGCGGTACGCGGACCGGGTGCTCGGAGAGTCCCGCGGAGTGCTCCCCGTACTGCACGACTGGCTGATTCTGATCGGCGTCCTGGCCGTGGTCCGCGTGGTGACCGCGGAGGAGACCCCCCGCCTCGCAGCCCTCGGCGCCCTGCTGCCCGCACTCCTCGTCACCGTCGCCTGCCGCAAACTGACGTACCGCCACCTGTCCGCGGCCCGTCGTGAGGCGCAGGCCGTCAGCCGGGTGCTGGTGGTCGGCGAGCCCGCCGCCGCCGAGCACGTCATCGCGCACCTCGCCACGCGCACCGACCACCCGTACGTCGCCGTCGGCCTCGTCCCGGTCGGCGGGGGCCCCCTCTCCGGCGGCATCCCCGTCGCGGCCAGGCTGGACGCCTCGATGCCCAAGGCGCCGAACCGGGACGCGTCCGCCGTGCTGCGCGCCGTCCGGCGCCACCACGCCGAGCTGGTGCTGGTGGCGCCCGGGGCGCGGTTCGCGGGGGAGCGGCTGCGGCGGGTGGCCTGGGCCCTGCACGACGAGGGCCTCGAACTGGCCGTCTTCCCGGGCCTGGTGGAGGTGTCCGTCAAGCGGCTGGAGACCCTGTCGGCGGGCGGGCTCGCCGTCCTGCGGGTCGCGCCGCCCGTACGGCGGGGGGTGCAGCCCCTGCTCAAGGCCGTGCTCGACCGGGTGGGGGCGGCCGTCGGGCTGCTGCTGCTGTCGCCGCTGTTCCTCGCGCTCGTCCTGGCCATCCGCCTCGGCTCGAAGGGGCCCGCCTTCTACAGCCAGCGCCGCGTCGGCCGGGACGGGGTGCCCTTCGTCATGTGGAAGTTCCGCACGATGGTGACGGACGCCGACCGGCTCAAGGCCGGGCTGGCCGGGGCCAACGAGAACGACGGCCCGATGTTCAAGATGCGCCGCGACCCCCGGGTGACCCGCGTGGGCCGGCTGCTGCGCCGCACCTCCCTCGACGAACTGCCCCAGCTGGTCAACGTGCTGACGGGCAGCATGTCGCTGGTCGGCCCCCGCCCGCCGCTGCCCGAGGAGGTGGCGGAGTACGACGAGGTCGAGCTGCGCCGGCTCACCGTGCGGCCCGGGATGACCGGCCTGTGGCAGATCAGCGGGCGGTCGGACCTGTCCTGGGACGAAACGATTCAGCTCGACCTGCAGTACGTGGACAACTGGTCCTTCACCAGCGATGTCGACGTGATGGGCCGTACGCTCCGCGCCGTGGTCGACGGCCGCGGAGCGTACTGA
- a CDS encoding M4 family metallopeptidase gives MSPTPQRRATAAGALIAAAALIAVGMQAGTATAAADANASQARTAAQPNPGAAAAKLSASERATLLAEANSTTAQAAKALGLGGGEKLVVRDVVKDADGTTHTTYERTYDGLPVLGGDLTVHAKDGVTKSVTKATQHEIKVSDTNATVTPSAAEGQAVSAANAEGSKQTKADKGARKVIWAAEGVPVLAFETVVGGLQDDGTPSQLHVITNAKTGAKITQWQGVQTGTGNTQYSGQVTLGTSQSGSNWTLTDAGRGSHKTYNLNRGTSGTGTLFSGPDDIWGNGLASNAETAGADAHYGAQVTWDYYKNVHGRNGLRNDGVAPYTRVHYGNAYVNAFWDDSCFCMTYGDGEGNNKPLTSTDVAAHEMTHGLTSVTGNMTYSGESGGLNEATSDIMAAAVEFYANNPQDVGDYLVGEKIDINGNGTPLRYMDKPSKDGGSKDAWYSGIGGIDVHYSSGPANHWFYLASEGSGAKVINGVSYDSPTSDGLPVTAIGRDAAAKIWFRALTVGYFKSNTNYADARVQTLKAAADLYGQGSATYNNVANAWAAINVGPRINDGVTVTAIANQTTQINTAVSLQVQATSTNPGALTYSATGLPAGLSINSSTGLISGTATTAGTSNVTVTVTDSASKTGTASFTWTVGTAQQNVFENTNDYAIADNATVESPITVTRTGNAPSTLKVDVNIVHTYIGDLKVDLVAPDGSVYNLHNRSGGSADNIVKSYTVNASSEVAQGVWKLRVNDNASLDTGKIDSWKLTF, from the coding sequence TTGAGTCCCACCCCCCAGCGGCGTGCCACTGCGGCCGGCGCCCTCATAGCCGCGGCCGCCCTGATCGCCGTAGGCATGCAGGCCGGTACCGCCACCGCCGCCGCCGACGCCAACGCGTCGCAGGCCCGCACCGCTGCCCAGCCCAACCCGGGCGCGGCGGCCGCCAAACTCAGCGCTTCGGAGCGTGCGACGCTCCTGGCCGAGGCCAACTCGACCACCGCCCAGGCCGCCAAGGCGCTCGGCCTCGGTGGCGGCGAGAAGCTGGTCGTCCGCGATGTGGTCAAGGACGCGGACGGCACCACGCACACCACGTACGAGCGGACCTACGACGGTCTGCCCGTGCTCGGCGGTGACCTCACCGTCCACGCCAAGGACGGCGTCACCAAGAGCGTGACCAAGGCGACCCAGCACGAGATCAAGGTCTCGGACACGAACGCCACCGTCACCCCGTCCGCCGCCGAGGGCCAGGCCGTTTCGGCTGCGAACGCCGAGGGCTCCAAGCAGACCAAGGCCGACAAGGGCGCCCGCAAGGTGATCTGGGCGGCCGAAGGCGTCCCGGTCCTCGCCTTCGAGACCGTCGTCGGCGGCCTCCAGGACGACGGCACCCCGAGCCAGCTGCACGTGATCACCAACGCCAAGACCGGCGCGAAGATCACCCAGTGGCAGGGCGTCCAGACCGGCACCGGCAACACGCAGTACAGCGGTCAGGTCACCCTCGGCACCTCGCAGTCGGGCAGCAACTGGACGCTCACCGACGCCGGCCGCGGCAGCCACAAGACCTACAACCTGAACCGGGGCACCTCCGGCACCGGCACCCTGTTCTCCGGCCCGGACGACATCTGGGGCAACGGTCTCGCCTCCAACGCGGAGACCGCCGGCGCGGACGCCCACTACGGCGCCCAGGTCACGTGGGACTACTACAAGAACGTCCACGGCCGCAACGGCCTGCGCAACGACGGCGTGGCCCCCTACACCCGGGTCCACTACGGCAACGCGTACGTCAACGCCTTCTGGGACGACTCCTGCTTCTGCATGACCTACGGCGACGGCGAGGGCAACAACAAGCCGCTCACCTCGACCGACGTGGCCGCGCACGAGATGACCCACGGCCTCACCTCGGTCACCGGCAACATGACCTACAGCGGTGAGTCCGGCGGTCTGAACGAGGCCACCTCCGACATCATGGCGGCGGCGGTCGAGTTCTACGCCAACAACCCCCAGGACGTCGGCGACTACCTGGTCGGCGAGAAGATCGACATCAACGGCAACGGCACCCCGCTGCGCTACATGGACAAGCCGAGCAAGGACGGCGGCTCCAAGGACGCGTGGTACTCGGGCATCGGCGGCATCGACGTCCACTACTCCTCGGGTCCGGCGAACCACTGGTTCTACCTGGCCTCCGAGGGCTCCGGCGCGAAGGTCATCAACGGCGTGAGCTACGACTCGCCGACCTCCGACGGCCTGCCCGTCACCGCGATCGGCCGTGACGCCGCCGCGAAGATCTGGTTCCGCGCGCTGACGGTGGGCTACTTCAAGTCCAACACCAACTACGCCGACGCCCGCGTCCAGACGCTGAAGGCCGCCGCCGACCTGTACGGCCAGGGTTCGGCCACGTACAACAACGTCGCCAACGCCTGGGCCGCCATCAACGTCGGCCCGCGCATCAACGACGGCGTGACGGTCACCGCGATCGCCAACCAGACCACCCAGATCAACACCGCGGTGAGCCTCCAGGTCCAGGCGACCAGCACCAACCCGGGCGCCCTGACCTACTCGGCCACCGGCCTGCCGGCCGGCCTGTCGATCAACTCCTCGACCGGTCTGATCTCCGGTACGGCGACCACCGCGGGCACGTCCAACGTGACCGTCACGGTGACCGACTCCGCGTCCAAGACAGGCACGGCGTCCTTCACCTGGACCGTCGGCACCGCGCAGCAGAACGTGTTCGAGAACACGAACGACTACGCGATCGCCGACAACGCGACCGTCGAGTCCCCGATCACGGTGACCCGCACCGGCAACGCGCCGAGCACCCTCAAGGTGGACGTCAACATCGTCCACACCTACATCGGTGACCTGAAGGTCGACCTGGTCGCGCCCGACGGCTCCGTCTACAACCTGCACAACCGTTCCGGCGGCAGTGCGGACAACATCGTCAAGAGCTACACGGTGAACGCCTCCTCCGAGGTCGCCCAGGGCGTCTGGAAGCTCCGGGTCAACGACAACGCGAGCCTGGACACCGGCAAGATCGACAGCTGGAAGCTCACCTTCTGA
- a CDS encoding MFS transporter — MRKWLPLTAVCLGAFMLLVDVTIVTVALPDMAADMRTDFAGLQWVMDVYALALAALLLGAGSLADRIGRRRVYLGGLVLFAASSLACGIADGPAALITFRAVQGVGGAAMFATTMALLSAAYQGRDRGVAFGVWGAVNGAAAAAGPVIGGLLTEHFGWRWIFFINLPVCALAVWVTLKAVAESRDPRARGLDLPGMATFTVGAAALTYALIRVGENGWTSAATLGLFGLAAAAFAAFVLVELRGARPMLDLSLFRSPVFVAVMAAGLLLSGAAFSYLMYVSLWLQSAEGMSPVGGGLVLLPMSLAGFVVAALAGRLLHGASPRLTIGGGLLLIGAGALLQAWMLDAGDGWTALAPGLLVSGVGVGMATPALAATAMGAVAPARAGMAGGVLNTARQLGTALGIAVLGAVFHAGLADGLGGRPRELADALASGGAGRLLAAPGAREWVDAAFASGLRDTFLVSGAMGLAGALAVALLVRRPAAAGTPVPAQGGAPAGAPAAAPASGRTSA; from the coding sequence ATGCGTAAGTGGCTGCCGCTGACGGCGGTGTGCCTCGGGGCCTTCATGCTCCTGGTCGACGTCACCATCGTGACCGTCGCCCTCCCGGACATGGCCGCCGACATGCGCACCGACTTCGCCGGCCTCCAGTGGGTGATGGACGTCTACGCCCTCGCCCTGGCCGCCCTGCTGCTCGGCGCGGGCTCGCTCGCCGACCGGATCGGCCGCCGCCGCGTCTACCTCGGCGGACTGGTGCTGTTCGCCGCCTCCTCCCTCGCCTGCGGGATCGCGGACGGTCCGGCCGCCCTGATCACCTTCCGCGCCGTGCAGGGCGTCGGCGGCGCGGCCATGTTCGCCACCACCATGGCCCTGCTCAGTGCCGCCTACCAGGGCCGCGACCGGGGCGTCGCCTTCGGCGTGTGGGGTGCGGTCAACGGTGCCGCGGCCGCCGCCGGCCCGGTCATCGGCGGGCTGCTGACCGAGCACTTCGGCTGGCGCTGGATCTTCTTCATCAACCTCCCCGTCTGCGCGCTGGCCGTCTGGGTGACCCTGAAGGCGGTGGCCGAGTCCCGCGACCCGCGTGCACGGGGGCTCGACCTGCCCGGCATGGCCACCTTCACCGTCGGGGCCGCGGCCCTGACGTACGCCCTGATCCGGGTCGGGGAGAACGGCTGGACCTCGGCCGCCACCCTCGGGCTGTTCGGCCTCGCGGCGGCCGCCTTCGCCGCCTTCGTCCTCGTCGAACTGCGCGGCGCGCGCCCGATGCTGGACCTGTCGCTCTTCCGCAGCCCGGTCTTCGTGGCGGTGATGGCCGCCGGACTGCTGCTGTCCGGCGCGGCGTTCTCGTACCTGATGTACGTCTCCCTCTGGCTGCAGTCCGCCGAGGGGATGAGCCCGGTGGGCGGCGGCCTGGTGCTGCTGCCGATGAGCCTCGCCGGCTTCGTCGTCGCGGCGCTGGCCGGGCGGCTGCTGCACGGGGCGTCGCCCCGGCTGACCATCGGCGGCGGGCTGCTGCTGATCGGGGCCGGCGCGCTGCTCCAGGCGTGGATGCTGGACGCGGGCGACGGCTGGACCGCGCTGGCTCCCGGGCTGCTGGTCAGCGGTGTCGGGGTGGGCATGGCGACCCCGGCGCTGGCGGCCACCGCGATGGGGGCGGTGGCCCCGGCCCGGGCGGGCATGGCCGGCGGCGTGCTGAACACCGCGCGGCAGCTGGGCACCGCGCTGGGGATCGCGGTGCTGGGCGCGGTGTTCCACGCCGGGCTGGCGGACGGGCTCGGCGGGCGGCCCCGGGAGCTCGCCGACGCCCTGGCCTCCGGCGGGGCGGGGCGGCTGCTGGCGGCGCCGGGGGCGCGGGAGTGGGTCGACGCGGCCTTCGCGAGCGGGCTGCGGGACACCTTCCTGGTCTCGGGGGCGATGGGCCTGGCGGGCGCGCTGGCGGTGGCGCTGCTGGTCCGGCGCCCGGCCGCGGCCGGGACCCCGGTCCCGGCGCAGGGTGGTGCTCCGGCGGGTGCTCCGGCCGCCGCTCCCGCGTCCGGGCGGACCTCCGCCTGA
- a CDS encoding Lrp/AsnC family transcriptional regulator, with protein sequence MNDEQLDGIDRSLIQALVIDGRAPFSRIAEVLDVSDQTVVRRYRRLRSAGLVRVVGLPVGSRVGLFESWLRIQCAPDAALPVAEALARRPDIAWVTLNSGGTEIHCMTRARTRRDRDALLLDKLPRTRRVTGISAHTILRKFFGGPDAWAGVDELRPDQIAALHRPRAEPGPQRYVLDAAESALLAVLGRDGRAGYPELARATGLSESTARRRLERLRDLGALFFDVEFVPELFGYEAEATLVLTVPPARLAEVGNALADHREVPFAAAVTGAASLMAVVVCRDTDALYTYLTEKIGAVDGVGQVEVIPALRSVKRAGMLVEDGRLVDPPPAP encoded by the coding sequence ATGAATGACGAGCAGCTGGACGGTATCGACCGTTCCCTGATCCAGGCCCTGGTGATCGACGGCCGGGCCCCCTTCAGCCGGATCGCCGAGGTGCTGGACGTCTCCGACCAGACCGTCGTACGCCGCTACCGGCGGCTGCGGAGCGCCGGGCTGGTCCGCGTCGTCGGGCTGCCGGTGGGCAGCCGCGTCGGGCTGTTCGAGTCCTGGCTGCGGATCCAGTGCGCCCCCGACGCGGCGCTGCCGGTGGCCGAGGCGCTCGCCCGGCGCCCGGACATCGCCTGGGTGACCCTGAACTCCGGCGGCACGGAGATCCACTGCATGACCCGGGCCCGTACCCGCAGGGACCGCGACGCCCTGCTGCTGGACAAGCTGCCGCGCACCCGCCGGGTCACCGGGATCAGCGCCCACACCATCCTGCGCAAGTTCTTCGGCGGACCCGACGCGTGGGCGGGCGTCGACGAGCTGCGCCCCGACCAGATCGCGGCCCTCCACCGCCCCCGGGCCGAGCCCGGCCCGCAGCGGTACGTCCTCGACGCGGCGGAGTCGGCGCTGCTGGCGGTCCTGGGCCGGGACGGCCGCGCGGGGTATCCGGAGCTGGCGCGGGCCACCGGGCTGTCGGAGTCCACCGCCCGGCGGCGGCTGGAGCGGCTGCGGGACCTCGGGGCGCTCTTCTTCGACGTGGAGTTCGTGCCCGAACTGTTCGGCTACGAGGCGGAGGCGACGCTGGTGCTGACCGTGCCGCCGGCCCGGCTGGCGGAGGTGGGGAACGCGCTGGCCGACCACCGCGAGGTGCCCTTCGCGGCGGCCGTGACCGGGGCGGCCTCCCTGATGGCGGTGGTGGTGTGCCGGGACACCGACGCCCTCTACACCTACCTGACCGAGAAGATCGGCGCGGTGGACGGGGTGGGCCAGGTGGAGGTGATCCCGGCCCTGCGCAGCGTGAAGCGGGCCGGGATGCTGGTCGAGGACGGGCGGCTGGTGGATCCGCCGCCCGCCCCCTGA
- the glgP gene encoding alpha-glucan family phosphorylase, producing the protein MKAIRRFTVRPVLPEPLMPLADLARNLRWSWHTETRELFQSVDPEGWQAAGGDPVRLLGAVPASRLEELAADRRFLRRLAVTAADLDDYLHGGRWYQTNENAADFPAAIAYFSPEFGITAALPQYSGGLGILAGDHLKAASDLGVPVIGVGLLYRHGYFRQSLSRDGWQQEHYPVLDPHELPLSLLRHEDGVPARVALTLPGGRSLHAHIWQARVGRVPLLLLDSDVEDNDAGAREVTDRLYGGGSDHRLLQEMLLGIGGVRAVRTYCRITGHAEPEVFHTNEGHAGFLGLERIRELDVEQGLGFDAAVEAVRAGTVFTTHTPVPAGIDRFERSLVARHFGDGGELPGVPVERILELGAESYPGGDPGVFNMAVMGLRLAQRANGVSTLHGAVSRGMFAGLWPGFDPADVPITSVTNGVHAPTWVAPEVMRLGARQIGAGRTEDALAVGASARWDAVAQIADQDVWDVRRTLREQLVQEVRDRLRASWKQRGAADAELGWVDGVLDPDVLTIGFARRVPSYKRLTLMLRDPERLRRLLLHPDRPVQIVVAGKAHPADDGGKRLVQELVRFSDDPRVRHRIVFLPDYGMAMAQKLYPGCDVWLNNPLRPLEACGTSGMKAALNGCLNLSVLDGWWDEWFEPDFGWAIPTADGLGTDEERRDDLEAGALYELIEERVAPRFYDRDGRAGLPVRWIEMVRRTLVSLGPKVLAGRMVREYVERLYAPATLSHRALTPDAAQELAWWKGRIRASWPRVAVEHVEAVAAAPVGGTAELGATLTLRVRVALDALAPEDVEVQAVAGRVDAQDVIRDGRAFPLKPAAGPDMEGRWVYEGPLALDRTGPFGYTVRILPTHPLLATPAELGLVAAPVDTDAPGGVLLR; encoded by the coding sequence GTGAAGGCTATCCGTCGATTCACCGTGCGCCCCGTCCTCCCCGAACCCCTCATGCCGCTCGCCGACCTCGCGCGCAACCTGCGCTGGTCTTGGCATACGGAAACCCGCGAACTCTTCCAATCCGTCGACCCCGAGGGCTGGCAGGCCGCCGGCGGCGACCCCGTCCGGCTGCTCGGCGCCGTACCGGCCTCCCGGCTGGAGGAACTCGCCGCCGACCGGCGGTTCCTGCGCCGGCTGGCCGTGACCGCCGCCGACCTCGACGACTACCTCCACGGCGGCAGGTGGTACCAGACCAACGAGAACGCCGCCGATTTCCCCGCCGCCATCGCCTACTTCTCCCCCGAGTTCGGCATCACCGCCGCCCTGCCCCAGTACTCCGGCGGCCTCGGGATCCTCGCCGGGGACCACCTCAAGGCCGCCAGCGACCTCGGCGTCCCCGTCATCGGCGTCGGCCTGCTCTACCGGCACGGCTACTTCCGCCAGTCCCTCTCCCGCGACGGCTGGCAGCAGGAGCACTACCCGGTGCTCGACCCCCACGAGCTGCCCCTGTCCCTCCTGCGCCACGAGGACGGCGTCCCCGCCCGGGTGGCGCTCACCCTGCCCGGCGGGAGGTCGTTGCACGCGCACATCTGGCAGGCCCGCGTCGGCCGGGTGCCGCTGCTCCTGCTCGACTCCGACGTCGAGGACAACGACGCCGGCGCCCGCGAGGTGACCGACCGGCTCTACGGCGGCGGCAGCGACCACCGCCTCCTCCAGGAGATGCTGCTCGGCATCGGCGGCGTCCGCGCCGTGCGGACGTACTGCCGGATCACCGGCCACGCCGAACCCGAGGTGTTTCACACCAACGAGGGACACGCCGGCTTCCTCGGACTGGAACGCATAAGGGAACTGGACGTCGAGCAGGGCCTCGGCTTCGACGCCGCCGTCGAAGCCGTGCGGGCCGGGACCGTGTTCACCACCCACACCCCCGTGCCCGCCGGCATCGACCGCTTCGAGCGCTCGCTCGTCGCCCGCCACTTCGGCGACGGCGGCGAACTGCCCGGCGTACCCGTCGAACGGATCCTGGAACTGGGCGCCGAGTCCTACCCCGGCGGCGACCCCGGGGTCTTCAACATGGCCGTGATGGGCCTGCGGCTCGCCCAGCGCGCCAACGGGGTCTCCACCCTCCACGGCGCGGTCAGCCGGGGCATGTTCGCCGGGCTCTGGCCGGGCTTCGACCCCGCCGACGTGCCCATCACCTCCGTGACCAACGGCGTCCACGCCCCGACCTGGGTCGCCCCCGAGGTCATGCGGCTCGGCGCCCGCCAGATCGGGGCGGGACGCACCGAGGACGCCCTCGCCGTGGGCGCCTCCGCCCGCTGGGACGCCGTCGCGCAGATCGCCGACCAGGACGTGTGGGACGTACGCCGGACCCTGCGCGAGCAGCTCGTCCAGGAGGTCCGCGACCGGCTGCGCGCCTCCTGGAAGCAGCGTGGGGCCGCCGACGCCGAACTCGGCTGGGTCGACGGCGTCCTCGACCCGGACGTGCTGACCATCGGCTTCGCCCGCCGCGTGCCCTCGTACAAGCGGCTCACGCTGATGCTGCGCGACCCGGAGCGGCTGCGCCGGCTGCTGCTGCACCCGGACCGCCCGGTGCAGATCGTGGTCGCCGGCAAGGCGCACCCGGCCGACGACGGCGGCAAGCGGCTCGTGCAGGAACTGGTCCGCTTCTCCGACGACCCGCGGGTGCGCCACCGCATCGTGTTCCTGCCCGACTACGGCATGGCCATGGCACAGAAGCTCTACCCGGGCTGCGACGTCTGGCTGAACAACCCGCTGCGCCCGCTGGAGGCCTGCGGCACCAGCGGGATGAAGGCCGCCCTCAACGGCTGCCTCAACCTGTCGGTGCTGGACGGCTGGTGGGACGAGTGGTTCGAGCCCGACTTCGGCTGGGCCATCCCCACCGCCGACGGGCTCGGCACGGACGAGGAACGCCGCGACGACCTGGAGGCCGGAGCCCTCTACGAACTGATCGAGGAGCGGGTCGCTCCCCGCTTCTACGACCGGGACGGGCGGGCCGGGCTGCCGGTGCGGTGGATCGAGATGGTCCGGCGCACCCTGGTGTCCCTGGGCCCGAAGGTGCTCGCGGGGCGGATGGTGCGGGAATACGTGGAACGCCTCTACGCCCCGGCCACGCTCTCCCACCGGGCCCTGACCCCCGACGCCGCGCAGGAGCTGGCCTGGTGGAAGGGGAGGATCCGGGCCTCGTGGCCGCGGGTGGCCGTCGAGCACGTGGAGGCCGTCGCCGCCGCGCCCGTCGGGGGCACCGCCGAACTGGGCGCCACCCTCACGCTGCGGGTGCGGGTCGCGCTGGACGCCCTCGCGCCGGAGGACGTGGAGGTGCAGGCCGTCGCCGGGCGGGTCGACGCCCAGGACGTGATCCGGGACGGGCGGGCCTTCCCGCTCAAGCCCGCCGCCGGGCCCGACATGGAGGGGCGCTGGGTGTACGAGGGCCCGCTCGCGCTCGACCGGACCGGGCCCTTCGGCTACACCGTGCGGATCCTGCCGACGCATCCGCTGCTGGCGACCCCGGCCGAACTGGGTCTGGTTGCGGCCCCGGTGGACACCGACGCGCCGGGCGGCGTACTGCTGCGCTGA
- a CDS encoding GNAT family N-acetyltransferase — protein sequence MDSENTLVTQAPTAPPAPWGGAPQPVFGLPCGMVLRPWREADAPVLVTAYEDPDIRHWNRPAPETRESAAARIARWNRRWEERAAAVWAVSAEPAAPAVGLIGLADFDPEGAAAEFLYWLLPAGRGRGVMPQGVAAVAGWGFREAGLHRQRICHSVANPASCAVALKAGFPLEGTMRGALRHADGWHDEHLHARLATDA from the coding sequence ATGGACAGCGAAAACACCCTCGTCACGCAGGCCCCCACAGCCCCTCCCGCCCCATGGGGCGGGGCCCCTCAGCCGGTGTTCGGCCTCCCCTGCGGGATGGTGCTGCGGCCCTGGCGCGAAGCCGACGCCCCCGTGCTCGTCACCGCGTACGAGGACCCCGACATCCGGCACTGGAACCGGCCCGCGCCCGAGACCCGGGAGTCGGCGGCGGCCCGCATAGCCCGCTGGAACCGGCGGTGGGAAGAGCGGGCGGCGGCGGTCTGGGCCGTGTCGGCGGAGCCGGCCGCCCCGGCCGTCGGCCTGATCGGGCTCGCCGACTTCGACCCGGAGGGCGCGGCCGCGGAGTTCCTGTACTGGCTGCTGCCGGCCGGGCGCGGGCGGGGCGTCATGCCGCAGGGGGTGGCCGCGGTGGCCGGCTGGGGCTTTCGCGAAGCGGGCCTGCACCGGCAGCGGATCTGCCACTCGGTGGCCAACCCGGCGTCCTGCGCCGTCGCGCTGAAGGCTGGCTTCCCGCTGGAGGGCACCATGCGCGGCGCCCTGCGGCACGCCGACGGCTGGCACGACGAGCACCTGCACGCCCGCCTCGCGACGGACGCCTGA